From Branchiostoma lanceolatum isolate klBraLanc5 chromosome 16, klBraLanc5.hap2, whole genome shotgun sequence:
TCTCCCCTGTAAGTTCTAATGTGGTCTCCCTTGTAAGTTCTAACGTAGTCTCCCCTGTAAGTTCTAACATGGTCTCACCTGTAGGTTTTTGGGGCAGAACTGGAGGCCGTACATGTCATTAGTGGTCTCACCTGTAAGTTCTAACATGGTCTCCCCTGTAAGTTCTAACATGGTCTCACCTGTAAGTTCTCGGGGCAGAACTGGTGGCCGTACATGTCGATGGCCGACAGGAAGATGGACTCCACCTGGTTGTGCCGCAGCTCGTAGGACGGCTGGTGGGCCGCGATCAGCAcctagcaacaaacaaacaaacaataacaatCTATCAGAAACAGCACCGCACAgacacatttacacacacacacacacacaaacatacacacacacacagggtaCTAGAATTTGAAGCAATGGCTGAAAATGGGGTTTGCCAGAGACCAAGGTCAACCCCTGGCTAATACCAcacaccaaggacagatctgcTTTTCCCCTTCAATACTCCCAGTCACAAGGTTCCCCACACTGCCACGTCGACAGTAGCCTCAGGCAGAGCGAGTCACCGAGCAATGGGTGAAGACAACGTCCTGTGTCTGTCTGAGAAAATGTTACCTTCTAAACATTCTACAACCAAATATGGGCGGGCCACcatggctgttgccatggcagcctGTATTCTGGGcattgttaccatggtaactcAGGTGGTGGTTGTTCTGGAGGTGAGGAACTTGAGATCAGAGCTGGGGACTAAAATGGAATCAGTCCTGGACGTCATGGTGAGTTCTCTTCTAAATTACTTCTTAGCTGTGGTCTGCACACTTTAGGATGACTTTCAAAAACTTAGCTGTTACTAAAATCCAACCTGACACCCACAACTCAGACAATgtttcaaatgaaaaaaaacttaaggTAAAGCCGGCAAGCACAGACTAAGGATGAAGCATGATGCATTACACATCGGTtaacaacaatgacaacattTCAGGTGTCACTTACGGACAATGAAACTGAACCATTAAGTCTTGGGTAAAAACAGTTATGTAGCTTTAAGGGACTAGTGATAGTCACAGTGACACTAACATGGCTTTATCATTACCTACAGTAGATTATATTGAATTTCACATTTAATTTTCTTTTGTAAAATTTGGACCAAATCTGAGATCAATATAGTAAACCATTGAAAACCGATTGAATTCAACataatcaacatttttttccaaacaagaAGGCCAGAACCATGCATGAACTTCACATGTAGATTAATTTGTCGAAGATATGTGTTAAAGGATGTGAAACCCATATACCGTAGACATTTTTCATGTGATTTTCTATCACAATCTGGAAAACAAATTAGATCAACTTGTGTCCAAAACATGTGGCAAAGTCCTGCTTGCATGTTGCCATAAACAGCTTTGTTCCTGCTTTCAGCACCCCAAGGGCCTACGTCAGAGCAGGTACGCTTACATAGCTCGTCAGAGCAGTGACATCATAGCAGAAAACGAGGCTGAAGACACCGGGACCAAGAGCTGGCAGACTGGGAAGGAGAGCCACCACAGGGCTAAGAGATCAGACCATGCCAGCAAGTCCACTGTCCGTGAGTCTAATGGTTCATGATAAACCCGTCTTacataaaacacagcaaaactttATCAATAACAACTTAACGAAAATTTGGGAAGCTCTGTCAACCACTATAGTAGGAATTCAAATATTCTGCACATGCCTTTGTCCATTTAGACAGAATCATTCTACTTTGTCCATTTACATGTAGGCAGAATCATGTTAATAGCCAAAATGACCCATAGTGCTTGATATCTTCCAAAAGTTAGGACATTTCCAACTGAAGATCATGTCAGCGCCATCCCCAATATTGACAGTCTTTTAACTCCAGCACTGGCTAATTTTCCCCACAGGGGTGGCTCCAGAAGTGCCGGGCTGCTACACATTTGCAGGTCAGTCTTTTTAGAATTATATTTTATGATACTTACAGACTTTAGGAGGACCAGGCCTGGCCTAGGGTGTGAAAGGAACTACAATATACCATGTCACTTAAGACCATATGACACCAAAAAACAATCATCTTATATTCAGCATTAATCTAACAGAAATTATATTATCTTATCATaatacaaaatcaatcaatcagctgCGAACAATAGTTCTGATGCAAGTTGGCTGTCCCCAGAATGAACGTTTGCACCAAATATATTTTGACTATTGACTtttgactattgacataacagaaagaGGGTGTTGCCTGTaagttctgtttctaaacaacaatACAATCTTATTATTCATTTCTTCTTCAACATGATGATCCCACAATTAAAAAGCAATTCTTCATTTATTTTATCCATTACTAACACACCTCAGCAAAAGCAATTTATGACACATTTCAATGTCTTTGCAAAATATCTTTCTCAGGAGGGTTCTATCCACAGCTGATGACCAAAGTCCTTTTTAGATCAGTTGTGTTATTTTGGCCCTACAAGTAAAACCCTTcaaaaaacacaactttctaCTTGCAGACTGCCAGGATCTGTATCTGTTTGGTGTCAGAACCAGTGGGTTGTTCCAGATCCAACCACGCAATGCCTCAGATCCATTCCAGGTCTACTGCGAGATGGACCCGAAGGACGACGCGGGCTGGACTGTCATCCAGCAGCGATACGACCCGTCGACGGACTTTGACAGGGACTGGAAGGACTACAGAAATGGGTTTGGACAAATTGGTTCACGTATTTTTCCAAGCTTCTGGTTGGGACTTGAGAAGGTGAGTAAAATCACCAGATCGAGGAAGTTTCACCTGCGTGTTAATATCACGAACTGGGATGGAAAATCCGAGTATGCTGATTATTCGCTCCATGTGGGGGATGAAGCCTCCAAGTACCAACTGGACATTGGTCGTAACACTGACGGTACAGCAGGGGACGGGCTCGGGGCTCTCAATGGCATGAAATTCTCCACCTATGACCAGGATAATgatgagtgggaggggggctcctGTACTGGAGGGGACTTACATGATGAAGGGCGACATTCAGGGGGGTGGTGGTACAAAAACTGTTCCCTTACCAACTTAAACGGACTCTACCAGCCCGCTGATGGACAAGGCAAGGTCAATGTCAGGTTCATGGAGTGGGATGGATTTGATGGAATTATGACCTCAGTCATGAAAATCAGACCCTCTTCAACTATGCCTTAACAGTTTAAAGAGTTAAGCGTTAGTTCGTTGTTCTTAGAATAGAAATTTATGCTGTAGTTATAATTATTATGATTTGTTTGATTTCTAACATACAGCTGGAAAAAGAATTGGAGGTTTAAGGATTAGAATTACTTCATGATATCATAGATCATAATGTTCATTATAGCTGtggcaaaaaaatcatattttgactttgttacatgtactttagcaATCATATGGATCAAGCATAGAGTAGTGATGGTGCAATAGCTGCTAATCTGCAGAGAAGAGTAATAAACAGGTTGAAGGCATGTTGTGGTGTTGTTTTACTTCAGTCAGTCAAATTGATGAATGTTGAAACTTTACACAAGGCAATCAGAAGGCCTACGTATACTACCCATGCTACTTTGAAATCCCTCCTGTCCCACAAACAATATATGTGGTCCCttgctgaagaaagatggcggatgccacCTGAACTTATAGTCGTGATTACTAGTTTTAAAATCCTTTACTCAATTACGATCATAGTAATACCATCactgaggatgtatggcaatgctgcatAGTGATACTGCAGATatacatgcagacacacacatacacagaaatgcccacagatacacacacacacacatatacacagtttcatacagacaaacaaacagataagcCAAGAACAATACCTGTCCAGTAATTTGTCACTTACTTGAGGTGAAGTCACCAGAAACTCAAAACTCTGAATGTAAAGTAACCAGTTTTATTTGACAGTTTCATTCCGAAAAACCAAAGACTCTCTCCTACCTGTCTGGCTCGCAGGGCGACCTTGGAGTTCTCCGTCTTGTTCAAGGTCGTGAGTTCGCTGAGGATGCTGGTGAGGTCGTCGGTCAGGCCCGGCTCTCGCTCGCACAGGTGGTCGATCAGCATGATGACCAGCTGGTTCATCTTCCCCACCTGGAGTTAGACATCAATCAGCAAAtagtttgtttgaatgtatgaTGCAAAATCAGGTGGAATGGActaaattcatcatcatcatatttcatacTCTTAACAAGTtgaagcagggctcgaaatactgggtgcaagTGCACCCTtgtgcaaccaaaattggagctgtgcacctatttttttactgtgggtgcactggtgcacctagatatttttgtaggccatAGGGTAAAACTTTTagtattgtacactagcatacagaatattattgaaatgtaagtatcagaaaaagcaatacaaccatttgttttactttattctacatatatatgttttacttacaattacagattgaagttcttaagagaggcagtagcgtaaactttgaaattatgttttgctgacattcatttatgtggtgcacccaaaattcattctgtgcacctaatttttttggttgggtgcaccagtgcacctatttccgaaaatgaatttcaagccctatgAAGCATACGCAAATTCTACCATCCACTATTCCAGTATAGTAGTAAAGACTACATAGCTACAATGGATGCATTTGAATCTGTTAATCTGTGAAGGTAATGGACATTATAAACTTTTTTTACTCTATTTCCATGCACAAAGTAAGGCTGAAACTAGCAAGCTTTCAAACAGTCTTCTGATCCTGCTCAAGTTGCAATGACCATCAGCCGAGACGGGGGCAGTTACAGACTGctgggcacctttgaccccttGCTGATGTCACACTCCTGCTCAGGTCACATGACATGGTctttgggtcatttcaactaGGAAAAGTCAGAGACTGAGGACTGACCGAAATCTTGTTGGTGAGTGCTCTACTTTGTGTATGAAAGTAGAGTAAAAAATCTCTATAAGTTGGTTGTATGTCTACGTCTGCAGAAGAAACCTacctgtgagtgagtgaagatGTTGGCTTacctgtgagtgagtgaagatGTTGGCTTacctgtgagtgagtgaagatGTTGGCTTacctgtgagtgagtgaagatGTTGGCGAGCACCTCCTCCATGTTATCCTTGTTCTTCTCCCTCAGTAGAGCCACGCACTTGTCATATGAACCTGGGCATGATGGAGTAATGCAGCAGTTGTAATACATTAAGCACTCTTAGACTAGGAGAACTCAgactttagcactctgaagaagccgtttggcacccaatttcctaatAGATtgcttacagagttaggcagcagggaaaaggttaagaCATAAGTCTTTAGactcctcagtctgaggttcttTCTGAGGATGCCCTGTATCATACTGATAGTCTTGGTGTGGCCGCTAAGAAGACTGTCTAAGACATTTAAGAGGCAAGACCACTTACCATGCTAGAACAGGGACTATGTTTTAAGGTACACCCTAAGTAGACTAAGGAACCTACCATGCTGGAACTGTGCCTCTGTCCTGAGATACATCCTGAGTATATCCTGTACTACCGTCTTGGTGTGGCCGCGGATGCCGCTGCGGTACCGCTGCACCACCTGTCTTACATAAAGAGTCTTAAAGAGTCTAAGAAACAGGAAACCTACCGTGCTGGAACTGTTGCTCCGTCCTGAGGTACTTCCTGAGAATGTCCTGCACGACCGTCTTGGTGTGCTGCCAAGGAGACTGAAGCACACCCTAAGAAGACTGTTCTTGAATAAAGAGTCTTAAAGACTCTAAGAAACCATACTCCTCACCGTGCTGGAACTGTTGCTCGGTCCTGAGGTACATCTTTAAGATGTCCTGCACCACAGTCTTGGTGTGGCCGCGGATGCCGCTGCGGTACCTCTGCACCAGCTGTCTTACACAAAGAGTCTTAAAGAAACACAGCTCCTCACCATGCTGGAACTGTTGCTCTGTCCTGAGATACATCTTTAAGATGTCCTGCACGACTGTCTTGGTGTGCCCACTAAGAAAACTCTTACACAAAGAGTCTTAAAGAAACACAGCTCCTCACCGTGCTGGAACTGTTGCTCTGTCCTGAGATACATCTTTAAGATGTCCTGCACAACTGTCTTGGTGTGCCCACTAAGAAAACTCTTACACAAAGAGTCTTAAAGAAACACAGCTCTTCACCGTGCTGGAACTGTTGCTCCGTCTTGAGGTACATCTTTAAGATGTCCTGTACCACCGTCTTGGTGTGCCCTAAGATGCCGCTACGGAACCTCTGCACCAGCTGTCTTACATAAAGAGTCTTAAAGAGTCTAAGAAACAAGGAACCTACCATGCTGGAACTGTTGCTCCGTCCTGAGGTACATCTTTAAGATGTCCTGTATCACAGTCTTGGTGTGGCCGCGGATCCCACTGCGGTACCTCTGCACCAGCTGCACGATCGTCTGCGTGTTCAGGAAGAAGTTGTCTCTCTCCGCCCGCTTCTGCAGCGTCGCCGCGtggctgtcaatcactgtcgcaatctgtcaatcaatcaggGGCAGAACAGACAtggctgtcaatcactgtcgCTATCTGTCAGGGGGGAAAAAAA
This genomic window contains:
- the LOC136421402 gene encoding uncharacterized protein codes for the protein MGEDNVLCLSEKMLPSKHSTTKYGRATMAVAMAACILGIVTMVTQVVVVLEVRNLRSELGTKMESVLDVMHPKGLRQSRYAYIARQSSDIIAENEAEDTGTKSWQTGKESHHRAKRSDHASKSTVRESNGS